One Candidatus Margulisiibacteriota bacterium DNA segment encodes these proteins:
- a CDS encoding leucine--tRNA ligase, producing METENKYNHSDIESKWQRFWNETSAFKSEINDQPKYYTLEMFPYPSGDLHMGHMRNYSIGDVVARFKRMSGFNVLHPMGWDAFGLPAENAAISRNIHPAEWTDRNIARMKNQLKSLGLSYDWDREVTTCKPDYYKFTQWIFLKLLEKGLIYQKEAAVNWCEKCGTVLANEQVKDGKCWRCDTIVVQKDLKQWFIKITDYAERLLQDISTLQGWPDSVKIMQTNWIGKSTGVEINLLVENENECITVYTTRPDTVYGMTFMVLAPEHPIIPKLINNKPNKSDIEQSIQKMRNQNKIERTSELSEKEGIFTGSYAINPVNGNKIAIFIANYVLMDYGTGAIMAVPAHDTRDFAFAKKYNIDIIEVISPTGQQSTNLTEAYVNEGIMINSTPFNGQKSSDALGNIANYIEEKNYGKKTVNFKLRDWLISRQRYWGVPIPIVHCNTCGIVPVQEKDLPITLPLDVQPIVGSKSALATSDKFLNTTCPICGEPAQRESETMDTFMCSSWYFLRYTSPQENSLPVNKEMASYWMSVDQYIGGIEHAILHLLYSRFITKFLYDCEISPVSEPFKNLLTQGMVIKDGAKMSKSKGNVVDPTEILEKYGADTARLFILFAAPAEKELDWSDRGVEGSYRFVNRVWRLVQNNINAPDKPETRKLLTMLHKTVKNVTNDLHKFSFNTAIAKIMELTNLMYQEELTKNSLRTLVLILGPFIPHLCEELWSQLGNNEPMYLHPWPEYDENLAKDDEITIVFQVNGKIKDKAEVPVGTNNEELLAIAKNSKKIQTTIGEKKVIKEIVVPNKLVNIVVGN from the coding sequence GTGGAAACAGAAAACAAATATAATCATAGTGACATCGAATCAAAATGGCAGCGCTTCTGGAACGAAACCAGCGCTTTTAAATCTGAAATCAATGACCAGCCAAAGTACTACACACTTGAAATGTTCCCCTATCCTTCAGGAGATCTTCACATGGGCCATATGCGTAACTACTCTATAGGAGATGTTGTTGCGCGATTCAAAAGAATGAGCGGGTTTAACGTGTTACATCCAATGGGTTGGGATGCTTTTGGACTTCCGGCTGAGAATGCGGCAATATCCAGAAATATCCATCCTGCCGAATGGACTGATCGAAATATAGCCCGGATGAAAAACCAACTCAAATCACTTGGACTCAGCTATGACTGGGACCGAGAAGTTACCACCTGCAAACCTGATTACTACAAGTTCACTCAATGGATTTTCCTTAAATTATTGGAAAAAGGGCTCATCTATCAGAAAGAAGCCGCAGTTAACTGGTGTGAAAAATGCGGCACGGTCCTTGCAAATGAACAAGTCAAAGATGGCAAATGCTGGAGATGCGACACAATAGTTGTACAAAAAGACCTTAAGCAATGGTTTATTAAAATAACAGATTACGCAGAAAGGTTACTGCAAGATATCTCGACACTTCAAGGATGGCCGGACAGCGTAAAAATCATGCAGACAAACTGGATCGGAAAAAGCACCGGAGTAGAAATCAATCTATTGGTAGAAAATGAAAACGAGTGCATAACAGTATATACAACAAGACCGGACACTGTCTACGGAATGACGTTTATGGTCCTGGCACCTGAACATCCGATAATCCCAAAACTCATCAATAATAAACCAAATAAATCTGATATAGAGCAATCCATACAGAAAATGAGAAACCAGAACAAAATAGAGAGAACTTCAGAGCTCTCTGAAAAAGAAGGGATTTTTACCGGCAGCTACGCAATCAATCCCGTTAATGGAAATAAAATAGCAATTTTCATAGCAAACTACGTACTCATGGATTACGGTACCGGAGCAATTATGGCTGTTCCTGCCCATGATACAAGAGATTTTGCTTTCGCTAAAAAATATAACATAGATATCATCGAGGTAATTAGTCCAACGGGACAGCAATCTACAAACCTTACCGAAGCCTATGTCAACGAAGGAATAATGATTAATTCCACTCCATTTAATGGACAGAAGAGCTCAGATGCCCTTGGGAATATTGCAAATTACATTGAAGAAAAAAACTATGGAAAAAAGACAGTCAATTTCAAACTCAGAGACTGGCTTATTTCACGCCAGAGATATTGGGGAGTTCCAATTCCAATTGTGCATTGCAACACCTGTGGCATAGTTCCAGTACAAGAAAAAGATCTCCCGATTACACTTCCACTTGATGTACAACCTATTGTAGGAAGCAAATCGGCGTTAGCAACTTCAGATAAATTTTTAAACACTACTTGCCCGATATGCGGCGAACCTGCACAAAGGGAAAGCGAAACTATGGACACATTCATGTGTTCTTCCTGGTACTTTCTTCGATATACCAGTCCTCAAGAAAACAGCTTGCCGGTTAATAAAGAGATGGCTTCATATTGGATGTCGGTTGACCAATATATCGGCGGCATTGAACACGCAATATTACACCTGCTATATTCCCGGTTTATCACAAAGTTTTTATATGACTGCGAAATATCTCCAGTAAGTGAGCCGTTCAAAAACCTCCTTACCCAGGGTATGGTTATAAAAGATGGCGCTAAAATGTCTAAATCAAAAGGAAATGTAGTTGACCCGACAGAAATACTCGAAAAATACGGTGCGGATACTGCCCGGCTTTTCATATTATTTGCAGCACCGGCAGAAAAAGAATTGGATTGGAGCGACAGAGGCGTAGAAGGATCTTACAGATTTGTTAACCGTGTATGGAGACTCGTCCAGAATAATATCAATGCTCCGGACAAGCCAGAAACAAGAAAACTGCTTACAATGCTTCATAAGACTGTTAAAAATGTAACTAACGATCTTCATAAATTCTCATTCAATACCGCTATAGCAAAAATAATGGAACTTACTAACTTAATGTACCAGGAAGAACTTACTAAAAACTCGCTTAGAACACTTGTACTGATCCTCGGACCATTTATTCCTCATCTATGTGAAGAATTATGGAGCCAACTTGGGAATAATGAGCCTATGTATCTCCATCCATGGCCGGAGTACGATGAGAACCTTGCCAAAGATGACGAAATCACAATAGTATTCCAAGTGAATGGTAAAATTAAGGACAAAGCTGAAGTACCAGTTGGAACAAATAATGAAGAACTGTTAGCTATTGCAAAGAACAGTAAAAAAATCCAAACCACAATTGGAGAAAAAAAAGTTATAAAAGAAATAGTCGTACCGAATAAGTTAGTAAATATTGTTGTTGGGAATTAA
- a CDS encoding response regulator, with protein MQYSILIVDDEHIIRQSIEAIFSEDYDIYKACSGEEAVGIIQKNHIDLVLLDMRMVGSIDGIATLKLIKQQDASIEVIMATAVKDKYILDEAMKHGACDYIEKPFDIDDLINRVYRILFEKMKQY; from the coding sequence GTGCAATACTCTATTTTAATTGTTGATGATGAACATATCATTAGACAATCTATTGAGGCAATCTTTAGCGAGGATTATGACATCTACAAAGCTTGTAGCGGTGAAGAAGCTGTAGGAATAATTCAAAAAAATCACATTGACTTAGTGCTGCTGGACATGAGAATGGTAGGCAGTATCGATGGTATCGCAACCTTAAAGCTGATCAAACAGCAAGATGCTTCGATTGAAGTAATCATGGCAACTGCTGTAAAAGATAAATATATTCTTGATGAAGCGATGAAGCATGGTGCATGTGATTATATTGAAAAGCCTTTTGATATAGATGATCTCATTAATCGGGTATATCGCATACTTTTCGAAAAAATGAAGCAGTATTAA
- a CDS encoding response regulator: MKKKVLIIDDEMSIHSSLQFLFNQYNLDVLHASTAHEAIRILKETKPDLIFMDFKLPETNGIILTQKIHSHPEYKDIPIIGITAYATEDNRQFALNNGIKTILEKPFDLVELQKQINIYL, encoded by the coding sequence ATGAAAAAAAAGGTATTAATAATTGATGACGAAATGTCTATTCATTCCTCATTACAGTTTCTCTTCAATCAATATAACCTCGACGTACTTCATGCCTCGACAGCTCACGAGGCTATAAGAATATTGAAGGAAACAAAACCTGACCTGATTTTTATGGACTTCAAACTTCCGGAAACCAACGGGATTATTCTCACTCAAAAAATCCATTCCCATCCTGAGTATAAAGATATACCTATAATAGGGATCACTGCGTATGCAACTGAAGACAATAGGCAGTTTGCACTAAATAACGGGATAAAAACTATTCTGGAAAAGCCCTTTGATCTGGTAGAACTTCAAAAACAAATCAATATTTATTTATGA
- a CDS encoding two-component system response regulator, which translates to MKKKILVVDDEPSIVQTLKLLLEMEGYEVYTANNGQVGYEKAMEVFPNLVIIDFKMPILDGWEATKRMRQVPGLENIPILGNTAYASEENIIQGIESGITEVVRKPFNIEKLQNLVKRYLGE; encoded by the coding sequence ATGAAAAAAAAGATACTAGTCGTAGATGATGAACCGTCAATCGTTCAAACGCTTAAACTCCTTCTAGAAATGGAAGGATATGAAGTCTATACTGCCAATAATGGACAGGTAGGCTATGAAAAGGCAATGGAAGTTTTCCCTAACTTAGTAATCATTGATTTCAAAATGCCGATACTAGATGGTTGGGAAGCTACAAAACGCATGCGTCAAGTACCAGGGCTTGAAAACATTCCTATTTTAGGCAACACGGCATATGCGTCCGAAGAAAATATTATCCAGGGTATTGAGAGCGGAATTACAGAAGTTGTCAGGAAGCCTTTTAACATAGAAAAGCTGCAAAATCTTGTAAAACGTTATCTTGGTGAATAG
- a CDS encoding Holliday junction branch migration protein RuvA produces MIYYLEGKIIEVEIDSIIMDVGGIGYEVFVSANFIKSLPSGIDFTKVYIYHHFREDGQALYGFVSKKDKEIFKQLISISGIGPKGAMTMMSNLETDRIIEAIVNGDALYLSSAPGIGKKTAARLILELKGKLANVSAEFEVDIISPKDHLITSIKNDTVSALMSLGYNSREIQKTLNAFSEEDRSAIKSTEDCIKVALQRIKNY; encoded by the coding sequence ATGATATATTATCTTGAAGGAAAAATTATTGAGGTTGAAATAGATTCTATAATTATGGATGTTGGAGGAATTGGCTACGAAGTGTTTGTCTCCGCTAACTTTATTAAGAGTTTACCTTCTGGCATTGATTTTACAAAAGTATACATTTATCACCATTTTCGTGAAGATGGGCAAGCACTTTATGGCTTCGTATCAAAGAAAGATAAGGAAATCTTTAAACAATTAATCAGTATTTCCGGCATCGGGCCTAAAGGTGCCATGACTATGATGTCAAACCTGGAAACTGACAGGATAATTGAAGCTATTGTAAATGGAGATGCGCTCTATCTCTCTTCTGCTCCTGGTATCGGGAAGAAGACTGCAGCTCGTCTTATCTTGGAACTCAAAGGAAAACTAGCTAATGTTTCTGCCGAATTTGAAGTTGATATCATTTCACCGAAAGATCATTTAATAACATCAATCAAAAACGATACTGTTTCTGCCCTTATGTCTTTAGGCTACAATTCTAGAGAAATCCAGAAAACACTCAATGCTTTTTCTGAGGAAGATCGTTCGGCCATTAAAAGTACTGAAGATTGTATTAAGGTAGCTTTACAGAGAATAAAGAATTATTGA
- a CDS encoding crossover junction endodeoxyribonuclease RuvC, which produces MRILGIDPGIAIVGYGIVNKIGNRIEPVAYGKITTPSSIPVSERLYIISQELAVIIKDTHPEAVAIEKLFFNKNTKTAMNVAEARGAIQLTVSMNGLPVSEYTPLQVKQAVCGWGGAEKKQVQSMVRALLSLKEVPKPDDVADALAIAICHAESYLLSQKIKEYLR; this is translated from the coding sequence ATGAGAATTTTGGGTATAGATCCTGGAATAGCGATAGTAGGGTATGGAATTGTTAACAAAATAGGGAATAGGATCGAACCGGTTGCCTATGGTAAAATAACAACCCCGAGTAGTATTCCTGTTTCTGAGCGTTTGTATATTATTAGTCAGGAACTTGCAGTAATTATTAAAGATACTCATCCTGAGGCTGTCGCAATAGAGAAGCTGTTTTTTAACAAAAATACCAAAACAGCTATGAACGTAGCTGAGGCCCGGGGAGCAATACAGCTTACGGTGAGCATGAATGGGTTGCCTGTTAGCGAATATACGCCGTTGCAGGTGAAGCAAGCTGTATGCGGATGGGGTGGCGCCGAAAAAAAACAGGTCCAATCAATGGTGCGGGCTCTTCTTAGTTTAAAAGAGGTCCCTAAGCCTGATGATGTTGCTGATGCGCTTGCAATTGCAATATGTCATGCCGAATCATATTTATTATCACAAAAAATTAAGGAATATTTAAGATGA
- a CDS encoding 1,4-alpha-glucan branching enzyme, protein MNPTTDLAPVKSIINSDHGRPSDILGAHPIKYDWRSMHVIRAYRPDAKQIFVIDKNNPDVAHEMQSVYYENFFEVVVDIQESPQYFFKIINYNNDEYTVEDPYNFPQIIGDMDLHLFGEGNNNKVYEILGAHPKTINGISGYHFAVWAPNAVRVSVIGDFNYWDGRYHLMNVLGNSGIWELFIPGITNNMNYKFEVKTKAGHLLEKVDPYGYFNEVPPKTSSVTYDLSNFDWDDEQWMSARTEDAFMKAPISIYEVHLGSWMRIPEEENRYLTYKELAHKLVDYVLEMGYTHIELLPVAEHPFSGSWGYQITGYYAVTSRFGDPHDFMYFVNHCHKNNIGVLIDWVPGHFPKDGHGLAYFDGTPLYEHEDPRLGEHKDWGTLIFNYGRNEIRNFLIANALFWLDKYHIDGLRVDAVASMLYLDYSRNEGEWIPNYFGGRENLEAVHFIRLFNKLAHHYFPGVLTIAEESTAWGGVSHPTYTGGLGFSLKWNMGWMNDFLEYISKDPIHRKYHHEMLTFALLYAFTENFVLVLSHDEVVHGKRSILDKMPGNLEEKFANARLLHGFMCGHPGKKLIFQGAEIGQWTEWNHNTSIEWHLLQYEPHQKLQKFVKDINNLYKNETALHQVDFQYYGFEWIDFHDWESSIISFIRKGNNPEDILVFVFNFTPVLREHYRIGVPQQAFYKEIINSDSEIYGGGNRGNNGGVLADNFGTHNRPFSIDITLPPLGMVIFKPIH, encoded by the coding sequence ATGAATCCAACTACTGATTTAGCACCAGTCAAATCAATCATCAACTCTGACCACGGAAGGCCTAGCGATATATTAGGAGCCCATCCTATCAAATATGACTGGAGAAGTATGCACGTGATAAGAGCATACAGACCAGATGCTAAACAAATATTTGTAATTGACAAAAACAATCCTGACGTTGCCCATGAAATGCAGTCTGTCTACTACGAGAACTTTTTTGAAGTTGTCGTCGACATTCAGGAAAGCCCTCAATATTTCTTTAAGATTATAAACTACAACAACGATGAGTATACGGTTGAGGACCCATATAACTTTCCGCAAATAATCGGAGATATGGACCTTCATCTTTTTGGAGAAGGCAATAATAACAAGGTTTATGAAATTCTTGGAGCTCATCCGAAAACAATAAACGGGATTAGTGGCTATCACTTTGCCGTATGGGCACCTAACGCGGTAAGAGTCAGCGTTATCGGCGACTTCAATTACTGGGACGGCAGATATCATCTAATGAACGTATTAGGCAATTCCGGAATCTGGGAGTTGTTTATCCCTGGAATCACAAACAATATGAACTATAAATTCGAGGTTAAAACAAAAGCAGGGCATCTGCTGGAAAAAGTTGACCCGTACGGCTATTTTAACGAAGTTCCACCAAAAACTTCATCAGTTACATATGACCTTAGCAACTTCGACTGGGATGATGAACAATGGATGTCAGCAAGAACAGAAGATGCATTCATGAAAGCTCCGATTTCAATCTATGAGGTACACCTTGGTTCATGGATGAGGATACCGGAAGAAGAAAACCGATATTTAACCTACAAAGAATTAGCTCATAAGCTGGTGGATTATGTCTTAGAAATGGGTTATACCCACATTGAGCTTCTTCCAGTCGCAGAGCATCCCTTTTCCGGATCCTGGGGATATCAGATAACAGGTTATTATGCAGTAACCAGCAGATTCGGTGATCCTCACGATTTTATGTACTTCGTTAATCACTGTCATAAAAATAACATTGGAGTTTTAATCGACTGGGTCCCTGGACATTTCCCAAAAGACGGGCATGGACTTGCTTATTTCGATGGAACACCCCTCTATGAACATGAAGATCCTCGACTGGGGGAACATAAAGATTGGGGTACTCTTATATTTAACTACGGAAGGAACGAAATACGGAACTTCCTTATAGCGAACGCACTCTTCTGGCTCGACAAATATCATATAGACGGACTTCGAGTAGATGCTGTAGCATCGATGCTTTATCTGGATTATTCCAGGAATGAAGGCGAATGGATACCTAATTACTTTGGCGGCAGAGAGAACCTGGAAGCTGTTCATTTCATCAGATTATTCAATAAACTTGCGCATCACTACTTCCCTGGAGTATTAACAATAGCGGAAGAGTCGACAGCCTGGGGAGGCGTATCTCATCCAACTTATACAGGAGGGCTCGGCTTCTCCTTAAAGTGGAATATGGGTTGGATGAATGATTTCCTTGAATACATCTCAAAAGATCCTATTCATAGAAAATATCACCACGAAATGCTTACATTTGCCCTACTCTATGCATTTACAGAAAATTTTGTCTTAGTACTTTCTCATGATGAAGTGGTCCATGGAAAGAGATCTATTCTTGACAAAATGCCTGGCAATTTGGAAGAAAAGTTTGCGAATGCCCGGCTACTTCACGGATTCATGTGTGGACATCCTGGGAAAAAATTAATTTTCCAGGGGGCAGAAATCGGACAATGGACTGAATGGAATCATAATACCAGCATTGAATGGCATCTATTACAATACGAACCACATCAAAAACTGCAAAAATTCGTCAAGGATATCAATAATCTATACAAAAATGAAACAGCGCTCCATCAAGTCGACTTCCAGTATTACGGATTCGAATGGATCGATTTCCATGATTGGGAATCAAGTATTATATCGTTTATAAGAAAAGGTAACAATCCGGAGGATATTCTCGTATTCGTATTTAATTTCACGCCTGTTCTAAGAGAACACTATCGCATTGGAGTACCTCAACAAGCTTTTTATAAAGAAATCATAAATAGTGACTCCGAAATATATGGCGGTGGGAACAGAGGGAATAATGGCGGCGTACTTGCAGACAATTTTGGCACACATAATAGACCATTTTCAATCGACATAACGCTTCCTCCCTTAGGCATGGTTATCTTCAAACCTATTCATTAA
- a CDS encoding DUF1015 domain-containing protein, translated as MVDIYPFKGIRYNLDKTNNDMSLVATEPYDKISPDAQNKYYEQSPYNIVRVILGKDEPGDTESSNKYTRAAGYFSQWKQENILIQEQEASVYLYEQIYSFEGSETKSRKAFISMVKIEESPDVIRPHENTLSGPKADRLKLLQATGANLEQIFVLYSDENNTLQNKLQTEYKTPALFSYKDDFEVIHKFWQITDTDLISYVQKEMKNKDLFIADGHHRYETYINYKREQKAKHPEANEQQAFNFCMMTFIAMEDPGLTILPTHRLIKNLEKFDKDDFLAEISNNFSITKYMDEAKFVTDIKANKHSFGLIINGEENLFLITLKSEALIDKYIDPALKSKSLDVSILHTLILDTILGIDKDKLAQQTNVFYKRSAQGTIREVKNNNYQLGFIINSTEINEVKEVARAGERMPQKSTDFFPKIASGLVIANISAGEVV; from the coding sequence ATGGTAGATATTTATCCATTTAAAGGAATACGTTATAATCTCGACAAAACAAATAATGACATGAGTCTCGTTGCAACGGAACCATACGACAAAATAAGTCCGGACGCTCAAAATAAATACTATGAACAGAGTCCATATAATATTGTAAGGGTTATCCTTGGAAAAGATGAGCCAGGCGATACAGAAAGTTCAAACAAATATACCCGTGCAGCCGGTTATTTTTCTCAGTGGAAACAAGAGAATATCTTAATACAAGAGCAAGAAGCGTCAGTCTATCTCTATGAACAAATATATTCATTCGAAGGAAGCGAAACGAAATCAAGAAAAGCATTCATTTCTATGGTTAAAATAGAAGAATCCCCAGACGTAATAAGACCTCATGAAAATACGCTTTCAGGACCTAAGGCTGACCGGCTTAAGCTACTGCAAGCAACCGGAGCTAACCTGGAACAGATATTTGTACTTTATTCTGATGAAAACAACACGCTACAGAATAAACTCCAAACCGAATATAAAACACCAGCCCTTTTCTCTTATAAAGACGATTTCGAGGTAATCCACAAATTCTGGCAAATTACCGATACTGACCTCATATCCTACGTACAGAAAGAGATGAAAAACAAGGACCTCTTCATCGCCGACGGACATCATCGTTATGAAACCTATATTAATTATAAACGCGAACAAAAAGCTAAACACCCGGAAGCAAACGAACAACAGGCTTTTAATTTCTGCATGATGACTTTTATAGCGATGGAAGATCCCGGATTAACGATACTGCCAACGCATAGACTTATAAAAAATCTGGAAAAATTTGATAAAGATGATTTCCTTGCTGAGATTTCAAATAACTTCAGCATTACAAAATATATGGATGAAGCTAAATTTGTTACTGATATCAAAGCAAATAAACATTCCTTTGGCCTGATTATTAATGGAGAAGAAAATCTTTTCCTTATCACCTTAAAATCTGAAGCGTTAATTGATAAATATATTGATCCTGCGCTTAAATCTAAATCGCTGGATGTCTCAATATTACACACGTTGATCCTCGATACCATTTTAGGTATTGATAAAGATAAGTTAGCACAGCAAACAAATGTCTTTTATAAACGAAGTGCGCAGGGCACGATCAGAGAAGTAAAAAATAATAACTACCAATTAGGCTTTATAATTAATTCAACAGAAATCAACGAAGTTAAAGAAGTTGCCCGGGCAGGAGAACGTATGCCACAAAAATCTACCGACTTTTTTCCAAAGATTGCTTCAGGGCTAGTTATTGCAAATATATCGGCAGGAGAAGTTGTGTAA